The following are encoded in a window of Nocardioides houyundeii genomic DNA:
- a CDS encoding isochorismate synthase, which produces MSNRAAVPVSGDPLVVRTVAVDPGEVAEDLLGGVPDDRPVTWLRKGDGLVGWGVAAEVRTSGATRFSDADKWWTEQTVRATVHDEVGEPGTGLVAFGSFAFSDEPGDSVLVVPRVIIGRRGPTTWRTTISLASDLASETDGSAVLQRGGSAGFTGSPVKPPAAPDEVHFADGALNGDQWMSVVADAVARISRGDLDKVVLARDLLATTTSELDVRWPLSRLVAQYPMCWSFHVDGMFGATPEMLVRRERGLVTSRVLAGTIRRTGDDERDLALAATLARSSKDLEEHEYAVRSVADALEPHCSSMNVPDAPFVLHLPNVMHLATDVNGVVHDAETVSSLQLAAALHPSAAVGGTPTPVATALIDQIEGMDRGRYAGPVGWIDARGDGEWGIALRSASVEESGPDGSTVRLFAGCGIVADSVPEAELAESQAKFVPVRDALARS; this is translated from the coding sequence GTGAGCAACCGCGCGGCCGTCCCTGTCTCCGGTGACCCGCTGGTCGTACGGACCGTCGCGGTCGACCCCGGCGAGGTCGCCGAAGACCTGCTGGGCGGCGTGCCCGACGACCGTCCCGTCACCTGGCTCCGCAAGGGAGACGGGCTCGTCGGCTGGGGCGTCGCCGCCGAGGTCCGCACCAGCGGCGCCACCCGGTTCAGCGACGCCGACAAGTGGTGGACCGAGCAGACCGTGCGGGCCACCGTGCACGACGAGGTCGGCGAGCCCGGCACCGGTCTGGTCGCCTTCGGCTCGTTCGCCTTCTCCGACGAGCCCGGGGACTCGGTGCTGGTGGTGCCCCGGGTGATCATCGGCCGGCGCGGCCCGACGACGTGGCGCACGACGATCAGTCTGGCCTCGGACCTCGCGAGCGAAACTGACGGTTCTGCGGTGTTGCAACGGGGTGGAAGTGCGGGTTTCACCGGGTCCCCGGTGAAACCGCCCGCCGCACCCGACGAGGTGCACTTCGCCGACGGCGCCCTCAACGGCGACCAGTGGATGTCGGTGGTGGCCGACGCGGTGGCGCGGATCAGCCGGGGGGACCTGGACAAGGTGGTGCTGGCGCGGGACCTGCTGGCCACCACCACCAGCGAGCTCGACGTGCGCTGGCCGCTGTCCCGGCTCGTCGCGCAGTACCCCATGTGCTGGAGCTTCCACGTCGACGGGATGTTCGGGGCCACGCCGGAGATGCTGGTGCGCCGCGAGCGGGGCCTGGTCACCTCCCGGGTGCTGGCCGGCACCATCCGCCGTACCGGCGACGACGAGCGCGACCTGGCGCTGGCCGCGACGCTGGCGCGCAGCTCCAAGGACCTGGAGGAGCACGAGTACGCCGTCCGCTCGGTCGCCGACGCCCTCGAGCCGCACTGCTCCTCGATGAACGTGCCCGACGCGCCGTTCGTGCTGCACCTGCCCAACGTCATGCACCTGGCCACCGACGTGAACGGCGTGGTGCACGACGCGGAGACGGTCTCCTCGCTGCAGCTGGCCGCTGCGCTGCACCCCTCCGCCGCGGTGGGCGGCACCCCCACACCGGTGGCGACCGCGCTGATCGACCAGATCGAGGGCATGGACCGCGGCCGGTACGCCGGACCGGTGGGCTGGATCGACGCTCGCGGGGACGGCGAGTGGGGCATCGCGCTGCGCTCGGCCTCGGTCGAGGAGAGCGGCCCGGACGGCAGCACCGTGCGGCTGTTCGCCGGCTGCGGGATCGTGGCCGACTCGGTCCCCGAGGCCGAGCTCGCGGAGTCGCAGGCCAAGTTCGTCCCGGTGCGGGACGCGCTCGCCCGGTCCTGA